One window from the genome of Montipora foliosa isolate CH-2021 chromosome 5, ASM3666993v2, whole genome shotgun sequence encodes:
- the LOC138003262 gene encoding uncharacterized protein — translation MSSSLANHALEKSSKDLSVTGRKLMIAAVILLTLVIIVLIAGVVLMQREITSLKDGDAERHRVTGKTSNLAKRGINLRRQIKGKQKPVAQEAKCQAISIPLCQNLSYTMGQFPNNLKQTQEEAKAWIDANEVTKLIHSGCSPDIGQLLCSILSPPCNAPGTLLPPCKEFCRRATKACKDEIKRYKLKSHPLMRCRRLPKEKTEKCFDGSWQRNTAGCQQMPLKQCAKYITRKPSWQAKFPNYFGHMKEEAISKLNQFDPIWQLAEDHLECASTLAHFLCNMYAPKCTSSETHVPPCSELCLNTRSKCKAFFRRMRKENGFTWPKEVECKNFPRKGTAPCYMEPKPTPSPTTEIAFTYAPPPEECEEITIPLCKDLPYKMTRFPNHLNHTRQGDAALEVHQFSPLVKVNCADDLKLFLCSLYAPPCVHPDNSPPPCRNLCSRVRRGCEPLMNRFGFVWPEAMACKRFPKATSGVICLDRPEKTDRPSLPTTKRKGKCEDLNISLCQGLHYKKTQFPNDLNHVTQDEARLEVNQFFPLVAVNCSAELALFLCSLYAPRCNGPPLPCQELCNRVQNGCIGVMKQFGFSWPNQMTCNRFPSSGNGTDCVDSSLFVGSTTAVPSTTNGRR, via the exons ATGTCTTCATCACTCGCAAATCATGCTTTGGAAAAGAGCAGCAAGGATCTGTCGGTAACAGGAAGGAAACTAATGATTGCTGCTGTTATTTTGTTGACATTGGTTATCATCGTCTTGATTGCTGGAGTAGTTTTGATGCAAAGAGAGATCACAAGCCTGAAAG ATGGGGATGCAGAAAGACACCGCGTTACCGGCAAGACCTCCAACTTGGCTAAAAGAGGAATCAACCTCCGCCGGCAGAtcaagggaaaacaaaaaccCGTGGCACAGGAAG ccAAATGCCAGGCAATATCAATTCCATTGTGTCAAAACTTGTCTTACACCATGGGTCAGTTCCCAAATAATTTGAAACAAACACAAGAAGAGGCCAAGGCTTGGATAGACGCTAACGAGGTCACAAAGCTCATACACAGTGGGTGCTCTCCCGATATAGGGCAATTACTGTGCTCAATTTTGTCACCTCCCTGTAATGCACCTGGAACACTTTTACCTCCCTGCAAAGAGTTCTGCAGACGTGCCACTAAAGCCTGCAAGGATGAAATAAAGCGGTATAAACTCAAATCACACCCTCTAATGAGATGCCGACGGTTGCCAaaggaaaaaactgaaaagtgCTTTGATGGTTCGTGGCAAAGGAACACAGCAG GTTGTCAGCAAATGCCATTGAAACAATGTGCCAAGTACATCACAAGAAAACCATCCTGGCAAGCAAAGTTTCCTAACTACTTTGGTCACATGAAGGAAGAGGCAATTAGCAAGTTAAATCAATTTGACCCAATCTGGCAACTTGCTGAGGACCATTTGGAATGCGCTTCCACCCTAGCGCATTTCCTTTGCAACATGTACGCCCCCAAATGCACAAGTTCTGAGACTCACGTACCACCCTGCAGTGAGCTGTGTTTGAATACCAGATCAAAGTGTAAAGCCTTTTTTAGACGGATGAGGAAAGAAAATGGTTTTACCTGGCCGAAGGAGGTTGAGTGCAAAAACTTTCCGAGAAAAGGTACTGCTCCCTGCTACATGGAACCAAAGCCTACACCATCGCCAACAACAGAAATTGCATTTACGTATGCTCCACCTCCAG AGGAATGTGAAGAGATTACAATTCCACTTTGCAAAGACCTTCCATACAAAATGACAAGGTTTCCAAATCATTTGAATCACACACGGCAAGGAGATGCAGCCCTTGAAGTCCACCAATTCTCTCCGCTGGTGAAGGTCAACTGCGCAGATGATTTAAAGCTCTTTCTGTGCTCCCTTTATGCTCCACCTTGCGTACATCCGGACAACTCACCGCCTCCTTGCAGAAATCTTTGTTCACGGGTTAGGAGAGGCTGTGAGCCTCTGATGAATAGATTTGGGTTCGTGTGGCCGGAGGCTATGGCATGCAAACGATTTCCTAAAGCTACTAGTGGCGTGATTTGCTTAGACAGGCCAGAAAAGACAGATAGACCGTCGCTTCCAACTACAAAAAGAAAAG GTAAATGCGAGGACCTGAACATTTCACTTTGTCAAGGTTTGCATTATAAGAAGACACAGTTTCCCAACGACTTGAACCATGTCACCCAAGATGAGGCAAGGTTAGAAGTCAACCAGTTCTTTCCACTTGTGGCAGTCAATTGTTCAGCGGAATTGGCCCTATTTCTGTGTTCTCTCTACGCCCCACGCTGTAACGGTCCACCCTTACCATGCCAGGAGCTTTGCAACCGAGTTCAAAATGGCTGTATTGGTGTTATGAAGCAATTTGGATTTTCATGGCCAAATCAAATGACATGTAATAGATTCCCCTCCTCTGGGAACGGAACGGATTGCGTTGATTCGAGTCTATTTGTTGGATCTACCACAGCAGTCCCATCTACGACTAATGGACGACGATGA